The following proteins are co-located in the Haloplanus sp. HW8-1 genome:
- a CDS encoding tRNA(Ile)(2)-agmatinylcytidine synthase — protein sequence MTLVGLDDTDSRERGMCTTYVATRIAAAVAAAGGRVTERRLVRLNPAVEWKTRGNAALCLETDLARDRALDLAAAEIEALAAVEDPRTSPGLVVAAGPANAVPDPVADFARRALRERIDPADARDLIGELGYRHRGWDGGRGVVGALAAVGAGRAFADWTYEHIVYRELDRCGTPRQVDRESVFDAARAAYPDVWDTVDRIEDEPVCVPSAPGPILYGIRGDDAETVRAVAADIESEPVEREATFLTNQGTDAHLRPGRVGAVADGRAYRVEGVVDDGPETRTGGHVHLTIRDGDDRLPCVAFEPTKRFRDRVRELRPGDRVTVCGEVGRGTLKLEKFALREPVTIERVVPTCPDCERSMESAGRDQGYRCRDCGTAASDRVTRALDRQLDRGWYEVPPCARRHVAKPLIRGGFDAPVHPER from the coding sequence GTGACGCTCGTGGGCCTCGACGACACCGACTCCCGGGAACGGGGAATGTGCACGACCTACGTGGCGACACGGATCGCCGCGGCCGTGGCGGCCGCCGGCGGCCGAGTCACCGAGCGACGGCTGGTCCGTCTCAACCCGGCCGTCGAGTGGAAGACCCGGGGCAACGCGGCGCTCTGCCTCGAAACGGACCTCGCACGCGACAGAGCCCTCGACCTCGCAGCCGCCGAAATCGAGGCGCTCGCGGCGGTCGAGGATCCGCGGACGAGCCCCGGTCTGGTCGTCGCGGCGGGACCGGCCAACGCCGTCCCCGACCCGGTCGCGGACTTCGCCCGTCGGGCGCTCCGGGAGCGAATCGACCCTGCGGACGCCCGAGACCTGATCGGCGAACTCGGCTACCGTCACCGTGGCTGGGACGGCGGCCGGGGGGTGGTCGGTGCGCTGGCGGCCGTGGGCGCCGGCCGCGCCTTCGCGGACTGGACTTACGAGCACATCGTCTACCGGGAACTGGATCGCTGTGGGACGCCACGGCAGGTGGATCGCGAGTCGGTGTTCGACGCCGCCCGGGCGGCCTACCCCGACGTCTGGGACACGGTCGATCGGATCGAGGACGAACCCGTCTGCGTGCCGTCGGCACCCGGGCCCATCCTCTACGGCATCCGGGGCGACGACGCCGAGACCGTCCGGGCCGTGGCGGCGGACATCGAGAGCGAACCGGTCGAGCGCGAGGCGACGTTCCTGACCAACCAGGGAACCGACGCCCACCTGCGGCCGGGACGCGTCGGGGCGGTCGCGGACGGGCGGGCCTACCGGGTCGAGGGCGTCGTCGACGACGGCCCCGAAACCCGGACGGGCGGCCACGTCCACCTGACGATCCGTGACGGTGACGACCGACTCCCCTGCGTGGCGTTCGAACCCACCAAGCGGTTCCGGGATCGGGTGCGTGAGCTTCGTCCCGGCGACCGCGTCACGGTCTGTGGCGAGGTGGGACGCGGCACGCTCAAACTCGAGAAGTTCGCTCTCCGGGAGCCGGTGACGATCGAGCGTGTCGTCCCGACGTGTCCGGACTGCGAGCGGTCGATGGAGAGCGCCGGCCGGGACCAGGGCTACCGGTGTCGGGACTGCGGGACGGCCGCATCCGACCGAGTGACGCGGGCCCTCGACCGTCAACTCGACCGAGGCTGGTACGAGGTCCCGCCGTGTGCTCGCCGGCACGTCGCCAAACCCCTGATCCGGGGCGGGTTCGACGCCCCCGTCCACCCCGAGCGCTGA
- a CDS encoding pyridoxal-phosphate dependent enzyme has product MPAGLVCPACDRTYADRWRCPCGAPLEFASPPRPDGSAPPFETFDSRRGLWAFDGFLPVTAGVTLGEGFTPLVDASAWDAAFKLEYVSPTGSFKDRGAATVISRAVELGVDRVIEDSSGNAGAAIAAYAANAGLDADVYVPASVTPAKRRAIEATGARAMAVEGDREAVADACRRAIEADEGWYASHAWNPAFFAGTATFGIELAAQRDWSAPDVVVVPLGHGTLLLGAYRGFRALVEAGWVDELPRLLAVQAAGYAPVADDRQDASEDGGTNDLADGIQIREPVRRGAIEAALDATDGDAIAVSAAAVRAALDDLLEAGLGVEPTAAVAPAGLRAYRDRDAVDADADVVVPLTGRAK; this is encoded by the coding sequence ATGCCCGCGGGCCTCGTCTGTCCGGCGTGTGACCGCACCTACGCCGACCGCTGGCGGTGTCCCTGCGGCGCCCCCCTGGAGTTCGCGTCGCCGCCCCGTCCCGACGGGTCGGCACCCCCCTTCGAGACGTTCGACTCCCGGCGCGGCCTGTGGGCGTTCGACGGTTTCCTGCCCGTCACGGCGGGCGTTACGCTCGGCGAGGGATTCACCCCGCTCGTCGACGCCTCCGCGTGGGACGCGGCGTTCAAACTGGAGTACGTCTCGCCGACGGGGAGTTTCAAGGATCGGGGCGCCGCGACGGTGATCTCCCGGGCGGTCGAACTGGGCGTCGACCGGGTGATCGAGGACTCCTCGGGCAATGCCGGCGCGGCCATCGCGGCCTACGCCGCCAACGCGGGCCTCGACGCCGACGTCTACGTCCCTGCGTCGGTCACGCCGGCGAAACGGCGAGCCATCGAGGCGACGGGCGCGCGGGCGATGGCGGTCGAGGGCGACCGCGAGGCGGTCGCCGACGCGTGTCGGCGGGCCATCGAGGCAGACGAGGGATGGTACGCCAGCCACGCCTGGAACCCCGCCTTCTTCGCCGGCACCGCCACCTTCGGGATCGAACTGGCCGCTCAGCGGGACTGGTCGGCCCCCGACGTCGTCGTCGTCCCGCTGGGTCACGGCACGCTCCTGCTCGGCGCCTACCGCGGGTTCCGCGCGCTCGTCGAGGCGGGGTGGGTCGACGAACTCCCACGTCTCCTGGCGGTGCAGGCGGCCGGCTACGCCCCCGTTGCCGACGACCGGCAGGACGCCTCCGAGGACGGGGGAACGAACGACCTCGCGGACGGCATCCAGATCCGCGAACCGGTCCGGCGCGGGGCCATCGAGGCCGCTCTCGATGCGACGGACGGGGACGCCATCGCGGTCTCGGCCGCCGCAGTCCGGGCGGCCCTGGACGACCTGCTGGAGGCGGGGCTCGGCGTCGAACCGACCGCCGCCGTCGCCCCGGCCGGACTCCGCGCCTATCGTGACCGGGACGCCGTAGACGCCGACGCGGACGTGGTCGTTCCCCTCACCGGCCGTGCGAAGTGA
- a CDS encoding MFS transporter, protein MDRTGGWDLLGVTTAAFFVTMVARLAPSPLVPGIIDAFGVTTGTVGVALSGMWAAYALFQFPGGVIADRIGERRVILLAMAGIAAASLALASAPTFAVFAVAAVALGGAAGLYFTAGTSFLTAQFDDTGRALGIHEIGASSAGLIAPVASAAAATRFGWRAGVLVPAVVAPVVLVLFAWRVPRTPPSGDGAVVDRTTPRRLIGLLTRPSIAFTTALAMVAFFTWQSFASFFPTFLRAHVGLATGRASLVFGAVFALTLVTAPVLGWLSDTTGRDPALGASFLAGVAGYACFLFGDGGPVAVVAGTGLVALGLSWPGVVNSRFMDHLAADERGTGFGLVRTVLLLVSSLGSGVTGTVAEEVGWFAAYGLIAGLLALLVVVLLLTRTLGVDA, encoded by the coding sequence ATGGACCGAACCGGCGGCTGGGATCTCCTCGGTGTCACGACCGCTGCCTTCTTCGTGACGATGGTAGCACGGCTGGCGCCCAGCCCGCTCGTCCCCGGCATCATCGACGCCTTCGGCGTCACGACCGGGACGGTCGGCGTCGCCCTCTCGGGGATGTGGGCGGCCTACGCCCTGTTTCAGTTCCCGGGCGGCGTCATCGCCGATCGGATCGGGGAGCGGCGCGTGATCCTCCTCGCGATGGCGGGCATCGCCGCGGCGAGTCTCGCACTGGCGAGCGCCCCCACCTTCGCCGTCTTCGCCGTCGCGGCCGTCGCCCTCGGCGGGGCCGCCGGCCTGTATTTCACCGCCGGCACGTCGTTTCTCACCGCCCAGTTCGACGACACCGGGCGGGCGCTCGGGATCCACGAAATCGGCGCGTCGTCGGCGGGGCTGATCGCCCCCGTCGCGAGCGCGGCCGCGGCCACGCGGTTCGGCTGGCGGGCGGGAGTGTTGGTCCCCGCCGTCGTCGCGCCGGTCGTCCTCGTCCTGTTCGCGTGGCGCGTCCCGAGGACGCCGCCGAGCGGCGACGGGGCCGTCGTCGACAGGACGACCCCTCGGCGACTTATCGGCCTCCTCACCCGACCGAGCATCGCGTTCACGACCGCGCTTGCCATGGTCGCCTTCTTCACCTGGCAGTCGTTCGCCTCGTTTTTCCCGACCTTTCTCCGTGCCCACGTGGGCCTCGCGACCGGGCGTGCGAGCCTCGTGTTCGGCGCCGTGTTCGCGCTCACCCTCGTTACCGCCCCCGTCCTCGGATGGCTGTCGGATACGACCGGGCGGGATCCGGCGCTCGGGGCGTCCTTTCTCGCCGGTGTCGCCGGCTACGCCTGCTTCCTGTTCGGCGACGGCGGGCCCGTCGCCGTCGTCGCGGGAACGGGGCTCGTCGCGCTGGGGCTCTCGTGGCCGGGCGTCGTCAACTCCCGGTTCATGGACCACCTCGCGGCCGACGAGCGCGGGACGGGGTTCGGCCTCGTGCGGACCGTCCTGTTGCTCGTCAGTTCGCTCGGCAGCGGCGTGACGGGGACGGTCGCCGAGGAAGTGGGCTGGTTCGCGGCGTACGGACTGATCGCCGGGCTCCTGGCGCTCCTCGTCGTCGTGTTGCTCCTGACCCGGACGCTCGGCGTCGACGCCTGA
- a CDS encoding rod shape-determining protein — MSDSDENEAEEPVEDGGSDEPTPIGVKLGSTRTVIAIPDGDGLRTVKTLTCLATYEDVITGEERVLYGEEAATEYPDRVQYTLRSGLPEDESGADLTATFFEEVIAANDVPTDSAVVYAIPTIDNERGLENLQSVIEGSAIGKALIRSYPESLCGSVPALGDDLEAVEDIFVTVNLGSTNLEASAYRRGEQLVPFTTGAVTGNEVDRMVANYVEEETQGRVNIDNTTAREYKEDHADFVDFEPFTDVIQQPGGGSHEFTIERSVMDAVDEYVDEAVEEVANAFLPELANDHIKVYQLALDRPIVLTGGMACIPGIVEEFEERLSEELQRDVEAVAPDEPAESAAVGAQRIAKRLVDAGAY; from the coding sequence ATGAGTGACTCCGACGAGAACGAGGCCGAAGAGCCGGTTGAAGACGGTGGCAGCGACGAACCGACGCCCATCGGGGTGAAACTCGGGAGCACCCGGACGGTCATCGCCATCCCTGACGGCGACGGACTGCGCACGGTCAAGACGCTCACGTGCCTCGCGACCTACGAGGACGTCATCACGGGCGAGGAGCGGGTGCTCTACGGCGAGGAGGCGGCGACGGAGTACCCCGACCGCGTGCAGTACACCCTCCGGTCGGGACTCCCCGAGGACGAATCCGGCGCGGACCTGACGGCGACGTTCTTCGAGGAGGTCATCGCGGCGAACGACGTGCCGACGGACAGCGCGGTGGTGTACGCCATCCCGACCATCGACAACGAGCGGGGGCTCGAGAACCTCCAGTCGGTCATCGAGGGAAGCGCCATCGGCAAGGCGCTGATCCGGAGCTACCCGGAATCGCTCTGCGGGTCGGTGCCCGCCCTCGGCGACGACCTAGAGGCCGTCGAGGACATCTTCGTCACGGTCAATCTGGGCTCGACGAACCTCGAAGCGTCCGCCTACCGTCGCGGCGAACAACTCGTCCCCTTCACGACGGGCGCGGTCACCGGCAACGAGGTGGACCGCATGGTCGCCAACTACGTCGAGGAAGAGACCCAGGGACGGGTCAACATCGACAACACGACCGCCCGCGAGTACAAGGAAGACCACGCCGACTTCGTGGACTTCGAGCCGTTCACGGACGTGATCCAGCAACCCGGTGGCGGCTCCCACGAGTTCACCATCGAACGCAGCGTCATGGACGCCGTCGACGAGTACGTCGACGAGGCCGTCGAGGAGGTGGCCAACGCCTTCCTCCCCGAACTGGCGAACGACCACATCAAAGTCTACCAGTTGGCGCTCGATCGGCCCATCGTTCTGACGGGCGGGATGGCCTGCATCCCCGGCATCGTCGAGGAGTTCGAGGAACGCCTGAGCGAGGAACTCCAGCGGGACGTCGAGGCGGTTGCGCCCGACGAGCCGGCGGAGTCCGCGGCGGTCGGCGCCCAGCGCATCGCGAAACGACTGGTCGACGCCGGGGCGTACTAG
- a CDS encoding FlaD/FlaE family flagellar protein has translation MAIDPRNYDLDELRTASDASPLGDAGWPDDDAAEERDDEPTADESDRPAADAAFEESVTRDLVAMDHRDGPMERPYLPALPASLTAEALIFEWLEFLVLQAGRESVADALAFYESVGWLGADAAEALGAYLAGIDDARANDANRLDADDHRVSLHYVARLASLAGR, from the coding sequence ATGGCCATCGACCCGCGAAACTACGACCTCGACGAACTCCGGACGGCCAGCGACGCGTCGCCGCTCGGCGATGCCGGGTGGCCGGACGACGACGCGGCGGAGGAACGCGACGACGAACCGACGGCCGACGAGTCGGACCGTCCGGCAGCCGACGCCGCGTTCGAAGAGTCGGTAACTCGCGATCTGGTCGCGATGGACCACCGGGACGGGCCGATGGAACGTCCCTACCTCCCCGCACTGCCGGCGTCGCTGACCGCCGAGGCGCTGATCTTCGAGTGGCTGGAGTTCCTCGTGTTGCAGGCGGGCCGCGAGTCGGTGGCCGACGCGCTGGCGTTCTACGAGTCCGTCGGCTGGCTGGGAGCGGACGCCGCGGAGGCGCTCGGCGCCTACCTCGCGGGCATCGACGACGCGCGGGCGAACGACGCGAACCGCCTTGACGCCGACGACCACCGGGTCAGCCTCCACTACGTCGCTCGACTGGCCTCGCTCGCCGGGCGCTGA
- a CDS encoding high-affinity nickel-transporter protein, translating into MSLIAAAVAGGALGAHHALETDHLAAIATLIDGEEPHTPEKGEGSRTSDSEGVSRPGLVGASWGIGHTVPIAALGVTLLVFGLRLPESVVGLFEATVGVALVYLGGRMLAGVVGLREHAHGTHPLHSHVDVGTLSIGGGHVHVHGDSAIVGALHGVAGSGALVVALVSTAPDLPTAASFLAAFGLASVLTMATVSALWRRTLDTSIERALRTFAGVLGVGVGLLLVVEWVGLVG; encoded by the coding sequence ATGTCGCTGATCGCCGCGGCTGTCGCCGGGGGGGCCCTCGGCGCTCACCACGCGCTCGAAACGGATCACCTCGCCGCCATCGCGACGTTGATCGACGGCGAGGAGCCACACACCCCGGAGAAGGGCGAGGGGTCACGCACCTCGGACAGCGAGGGCGTATCGCGCCCCGGCCTCGTCGGGGCTTCCTGGGGGATCGGTCACACCGTCCCCATCGCCGCGCTCGGCGTCACCCTGCTCGTGTTCGGGCTTCGCCTCCCCGAGTCGGTGGTCGGGCTCTTCGAAGCGACCGTCGGGGTCGCCCTGGTCTACCTCGGCGGGCGGATGCTCGCCGGCGTGGTCGGCCTCCGGGAGCACGCCCACGGCACGCATCCACTCCACAGCCACGTCGACGTGGGAACTCTGTCGATCGGCGGCGGGCACGTCCACGTCCACGGCGACTCCGCGATCGTGGGCGCACTCCACGGCGTCGCGGGGAGCGGCGCGCTCGTAGTCGCCCTCGTCTCGACGGCGCCCGACCTCCCGACCGCGGCGTCCTTCCTCGCGGCCTTCGGTCTCGCGTCGGTGCTGACGATGGCGACGGTCTCGGCGCTGTGGCGGCGGACGCTCGACACCAGCATCGAGCGGGCGCTTCGGACGTTCGCGGGCGTCCTCGGCGTCGGCGTCGGCCTCCTGCTGGTGGTCGAGTGGGTCGGTCTCGTCGGCTAG
- a CDS encoding DUF7536 family protein, which produces MSDDRPDRPPAAGLVEALRVRRNATVGLGVGTALALLVYLVRTFELLGPNAGTQRYPVIGPEGWFLVLGVVLASATALLVTAALTAATAVRVSRRL; this is translated from the coding sequence GTGAGCGACGACCGACCGGATCGACCGCCTGCGGCGGGACTCGTCGAGGCGCTACGAGTGCGGCGGAACGCGACCGTCGGACTCGGCGTCGGCACCGCCCTCGCGCTCCTCGTCTACCTCGTCCGCACGTTCGAGTTGCTCGGCCCGAACGCCGGGACCCAGCGGTACCCCGTCATCGGCCCCGAGGGCTGGTTTCTCGTCCTCGGGGTCGTCCTCGCGTCGGCGACGGCGCTGCTGGTGACGGCGGCGCTGACGGCGGCGACCGCCGTCCGCGTCTCGCGCCGCCTCTAG
- the pth2 gene encoding peptidyl-tRNA hydrolase Pth2, with amino-acid sequence MKQAIVARTDVGMGQGKLAAQVAHAALSAYEDADERTKRAWKGEGQKKVVLKGSGESQLFELADAAERAGLPNAIVRDAGHTQLEPGTVTALAVGPGDDDEVDRVTGELSLY; translated from the coding sequence ATGAAACAGGCCATCGTCGCACGGACCGACGTCGGGATGGGCCAGGGGAAACTCGCCGCGCAGGTCGCCCACGCCGCGCTGTCGGCCTACGAGGACGCCGACGAGCGGACGAAACGCGCGTGGAAAGGGGAGGGGCAGAAGAAGGTCGTCCTGAAGGGGAGTGGCGAGTCACAGCTGTTCGAACTGGCCGACGCCGCCGAGCGGGCGGGACTGCCGAACGCCATCGTCCGCGACGCGGGCCACACGCAACTGGAGCCGGGAACCGTGACGGCGCTGGCGGTGGGGCCGGGCGACGACGACGAGGTGGACCGCGTGACCGGCGAACTATCGCTGTACTGA
- a CDS encoding DUF7511 domain-containing protein, with protein sequence MSSIHEDDRPATVDSPALDRWPTFTLDHTVEAVGCDGSQCTIYPSEVPEDRRLTAWIKATDDAFVAIDEIR encoded by the coding sequence GTGAGTTCGATCCACGAGGACGACCGACCCGCGACGGTGGACAGCCCCGCGCTCGACCGGTGGCCGACGTTCACGCTCGATCACACCGTCGAGGCCGTCGGCTGCGACGGCAGTCAGTGTACGATCTACCCGTCGGAGGTCCCCGAGGACCGACGACTCACGGCGTGGATCAAGGCGACCGACGACGCCTTCGTCGCCATCGACGAGATCCGGTGA
- a CDS encoding succinylglutamate desuccinylase/aspartoacylase family protein, whose product MTSVGSADASPGTADTGRLEVGETRDGSPFGLPVAVVEGARDGPTLYVQAASDGDELNGVGVVQRVVPQLDPDELAGTVIVVGIVNYHAFQVAEHRNPIDDTKMNRAYPGDENGTSSERIAAATYDIAREADLILDLHQGSTSRMIDEVRVRCGRRHQLHSQCLDLAKTFGCGYVLDQKGPDGQLARVAPSDGVPAIDPELGGAVGWDEDSIATGVEGVFNVLRGYDFLDGEVAVEAQTRAKGFDQYGSPVGGLVRFHHDLGDRVTADETLFEVTDPFGGLKARITADNDGIFWRSRRLPQVATGEYVCSVGKNVDSY is encoded by the coding sequence ATGACTTCGGTGGGAAGCGCGGACGCGTCACCCGGGACGGCCGACACCGGCCGTCTCGAGGTCGGCGAGACGCGCGACGGCAGTCCGTTCGGCCTCCCCGTCGCCGTCGTCGAGGGTGCCCGCGACGGCCCGACGCTCTACGTTCAGGCGGCCAGCGACGGCGACGAACTCAACGGCGTTGGCGTGGTCCAACGCGTCGTCCCGCAGCTCGACCCCGACGAACTCGCGGGGACGGTGATCGTCGTCGGCATCGTCAACTACCACGCCTTCCAGGTGGCCGAACACCGCAACCCCATCGACGATACGAAGATGAACCGGGCGTATCCGGGCGACGAAAACGGCACGTCGAGCGAGCGTATCGCCGCCGCCACCTACGACATCGCCCGGGAGGCCGACCTGATCCTCGATCTCCACCAAGGGTCGACGAGCCGAATGATCGACGAGGTGCGGGTACGGTGTGGACGTCGTCACCAGCTCCACTCCCAGTGTCTCGACCTCGCGAAGACGTTCGGCTGTGGCTACGTCCTCGACCAGAAGGGACCGGACGGCCAGTTGGCCCGCGTCGCCCCCTCGGACGGCGTGCCCGCGATCGATCCCGAACTCGGCGGTGCCGTCGGCTGGGACGAGGACAGCATCGCCACGGGCGTCGAGGGCGTGTTCAACGTGCTCCGTGGCTACGACTTCCTCGACGGCGAGGTCGCCGTCGAGGCCCAGACGCGGGCCAAGGGGTTCGACCAGTACGGCTCCCCGGTCGGCGGCCTCGTCCGCTTCCATCACGACCTCGGGGACCGCGTGACCGCCGACGAGACGCTGTTCGAGGTAACCGACCCCTTCGGCGGGCTCAAGGCCCGGATCACCGCCGACAACGACGGTATCTTCTGGCGCAGTCGCCGCCTCCCGCAGGTCGCCACCGGCGAGTACGTCTGTTCGGTCGGGAAGAACGTCGACAGCTACTGA
- a CDS encoding potassium channel family protein — translation MDPGDVEYEPVSVKAVLVEMKDTAELLIDLAYSAVLHGSDEVAAEVLELEERMDVLQLQARMSLLMAARNPEDAEKLAPVLGVVGAAEKISDAAGDIAKVVLEDIGVPEAMRTAIPAAMETVIRAEVASDSTYVGASLGGLNLETETGVRVIALRRAGEWIVNPDRDTTFEAADVALLRGTETALSGVYETVTGDAYDPPAPVDSTIDDLDRAVDSIVLMKNMSELAVDLAYGSVLFDSEGVAAEVVELEAEVDALKSRFEAWVLRAAGRVEDPITLRGLVHLASATEVISDAALEISEGVLRGLDTHPVVAAAVEESDEVIVRVAVTAETPLADASLGALEVKTETGMRVIAVRRGDGDWVISPGPETTVHPDDVLIAKGTRAGAARLSELAGDDFA, via the coding sequence ATGGATCCCGGGGACGTCGAGTACGAACCGGTCAGCGTGAAGGCCGTCCTCGTCGAGATGAAGGACACAGCCGAACTCCTCATCGACCTGGCGTACTCGGCGGTCCTCCACGGGAGCGACGAGGTGGCGGCGGAGGTGCTGGAACTCGAAGAGCGGATGGACGTGTTGCAGTTGCAGGCGCGGATGAGCCTCCTGATGGCCGCACGCAACCCCGAGGACGCCGAGAAGTTGGCGCCGGTCCTCGGCGTCGTCGGCGCCGCCGAGAAGATCAGCGACGCCGCGGGCGACATCGCCAAAGTGGTGTTGGAGGATATCGGCGTCCCCGAGGCGATGCGGACGGCCATCCCGGCGGCCATGGAGACGGTGATCCGTGCCGAGGTAGCTTCCGACTCGACGTACGTCGGCGCCTCGCTCGGCGGCCTGAACCTCGAAACGGAGACCGGCGTCCGGGTGATCGCCCTCCGCCGGGCGGGCGAGTGGATCGTCAACCCGGACCGCGACACCACCTTCGAGGCCGCGGACGTGGCGCTCCTCCGGGGCACCGAGACGGCGCTGTCGGGGGTGTACGAGACGGTCACGGGCGACGCCTACGACCCGCCCGCCCCGGTCGATTCGACCATCGACGACCTGGATCGTGCCGTCGACTCCATCGTCCTCATGAAGAACATGAGCGAACTCGCGGTGGATCTGGCCTACGGCTCCGTCCTCTTCGACAGCGAGGGGGTCGCCGCGGAGGTGGTCGAACTCGAAGCGGAGGTCGACGCTCTGAAATCACGGTTCGAGGCGTGGGTGTTGCGCGCCGCCGGGCGGGTGGAAGACCCCATCACGCTCCGGGGACTCGTCCACCTCGCGAGCGCGACGGAGGTCATCAGCGACGCAGCACTGGAGATCAGCGAGGGCGTCCTCCGGGGACTGGACACCCATCCCGTCGTCGCCGCCGCCGTCGAGGAGTCCGACGAGGTGATCGTGCGGGTGGCCGTGACCGCCGAGACCCCGCTTGCCGACGCCTCGCTCGGTGCTCTCGAGGTGAAGACCGAGACGGGAATGCGCGTCATCGCCGTCCGCCGCGGGGACGGCGACTGGGTGATCTCACCCGGTCCCGAGACGACGGTCCACCCCGACGACGTGTTGATCGCGAAGGGGACACGCGCCGGGGCCGCCCGACTCTCGGAACTCGCGGGCGACGACTTCGCCTAG
- the truD gene encoding tRNA pseudouridine(13) synthase TruD: protein MREAHPLERQVGIEYYVSDGPGIGGRLREAPADFRVREREAVEPEPLAADPGAYPHLLVRATLTDWDTNDFAGALSDALGISRERVSWAGTKDKRAVTTQLFSVQGVDPADLPALDGAEVTALGRVGRNLEFGDLAGNAFEIRVAGPPRPDAVDSVLDALETFGGGRPAVPNWFGHQRFGSRRPVTHEVGLHVVRGEWREAVLAYVGNPAETEPERTRTARATVEDVAAGDDPDWPAALDAMPGHLGYERSMLHALVENGGREAADFRAALEAVPWNLQRLFVNAAQSYAFNRMCSERLRRGLPFDRPVVGDVVCFVDADAPSDLVVPDTDRLQRVTEDRVDVVRRHCERGRAFVTAPLVGTETDLGGGDPGDIERAVLDALDLAPADFDLPGNFDSTGTRRAILVGTDLTVERDPLSLSFSLPRGSYATAVLREFLKVDPQDL from the coding sequence ATGCGCGAGGCACACCCGCTGGAACGGCAGGTCGGCATCGAGTACTACGTGAGCGACGGTCCCGGGATCGGCGGGCGCCTCCGCGAGGCGCCGGCCGACTTCCGGGTACGGGAACGCGAAGCCGTCGAGCCGGAACCGCTCGCTGCCGACCCGGGAGCGTACCCCCACCTGCTCGTCCGGGCGACGCTCACCGACTGGGACACCAACGACTTCGCCGGGGCGCTCTCGGACGCCCTCGGGATCAGTCGCGAGCGGGTGTCGTGGGCGGGGACGAAGGACAAGCGCGCGGTCACGACACAGCTGTTCTCGGTTCAGGGGGTCGATCCCGCGGACCTGCCCGCCCTCGACGGCGCGGAGGTGACCGCGCTCGGCCGGGTGGGCCGCAACCTGGAGTTCGGCGACCTGGCCGGCAACGCCTTCGAGATTCGGGTCGCCGGGCCGCCCCGGCCAGACGCCGTCGACAGCGTTCTCGACGCGCTCGAAACGTTCGGTGGCGGGCGCCCCGCGGTGCCGAACTGGTTCGGCCACCAGCGGTTCGGTAGCCGGCGCCCCGTCACCCACGAGGTGGGGCTCCACGTCGTCCGCGGGGAGTGGCGCGAGGCTGTCCTCGCCTACGTGGGCAATCCGGCCGAGACGGAGCCGGAGCGAACCCGGACAGCCCGGGCAACGGTCGAGGACGTGGCGGCGGGCGACGACCCGGACTGGCCGGCCGCCCTGGACGCGATGCCCGGCCATCTCGGCTACGAGCGTTCGATGCTCCACGCGCTGGTCGAGAACGGTGGCCGGGAGGCGGCGGACTTCCGGGCCGCCTTGGAGGCGGTTCCATGGAACCTCCAGCGACTGTTCGTCAACGCGGCCCAGTCCTACGCGTTCAATCGGATGTGCTCGGAGCGCCTGCGCCGCGGGCTTCCCTTCGACCGACCCGTCGTCGGCGACGTAGTCTGTTTCGTGGATGCGGACGCCCCGTCGGACCTCGTCGTTCCCGACACCGACCGTCTCCAGCGGGTGACCGAGGACCGCGTCGACGTGGTGCGTCGCCACTGCGAGCGGGGGCGGGCGTTCGTCACCGCGCCGCTCGTCGGCACCGAAACCGACCTCGGCGGCGGCGACCCGGGCGACATCGAGCGGGCGGTACTCGACGCCCTCGACCTCGCGCCGGCGGATTTCGACCTGCCCGGCAACTTCGACTCGACGGGCACCCGCCGCGCGATACTGGTCGGCACCGACCTCACCGTCGAGCGCGACCCGCTCTCGCTCTCCTTTTCCCTGCCACGGGGATCCTACGCGACGGCCGTCCTCCGGGAGTTCCTGAAGGTGGATCCGCAGGACCTCTAG